The following are encoded in a window of Limibacter armeniacum genomic DNA:
- a CDS encoding tetratricopeptide repeat protein: MTISLPINDFLFQLFPESKRYLLDRNALKAYFEDKYTLGSSRPHVDVSKNAVHISMMVPHSDTWHPLYRKAMELNESGLLNEARILLEELVSTYPQNPHYHHQLALLLASQKQQTKAIDHCKKALMWNPDFQDALSLIGTLYIQDKTDLDTAMIYINHKCE; this comes from the coding sequence ATGACTATCTCTCTCCCAATAAACGACTTTCTCTTCCAACTCTTTCCTGAGAGCAAGAGATACCTACTGGACAGAAATGCACTAAAAGCTTATTTCGAAGACAAATATACTTTGGGCAGCAGTCGTCCACATGTTGATGTTTCAAAAAATGCAGTCCACATCTCTATGATGGTTCCTCACTCTGACACCTGGCATCCTCTCTACAGAAAAGCGATGGAGCTCAATGAGTCAGGATTGCTCAATGAAGCCAGAATACTTTTGGAAGAACTGGTTTCCACTTATCCGCAGAATCCACATTACCATCATCAGTTGGCACTTCTTCTAGCTTCACAAAAACAGCAAACCAAGGCGATTGATCATTGTAAGAAAGCATTAATGTGGAATCCAGATTTTCAAGATGCCCTAAGCCTTATTGGAACACTTTACATTCAGGACAAGACCGACCTTGACACAGCCATGATTTACATCAATCACAAGTGTGAATAG
- a CDS encoding tetratricopeptide repeat protein, whose translation MKTICILLLLTPISLTLYAQSDEVVKAKTFNTQPRAEDMSGRGHLLQEEGDLSSAKEYYWKAIEIDSTNIDYFLSLGDICLQSQDYELASKGYDIAKRHFPDNSDIFYYSGDIFQKMGQYEKAISDYTNAIRICEQTESSFLLYLYYFNRGNTFLRMKQYQLAIEDYNSTLKIFPHHYGALSNRGMAKFSIRNREGACRDWEKAYEFGYEEVKKYMIKYCEGK comes from the coding sequence ATGAAGACTATCTGTATTCTGCTACTACTGACACCTATATCCTTAACACTCTATGCGCAATCAGACGAAGTTGTTAAAGCCAAAACTTTCAATACTCAACCTAGAGCTGAAGACATGAGTGGCAGAGGCCATCTTCTACAAGAAGAAGGAGATCTCAGCAGTGCCAAAGAATATTACTGGAAAGCCATCGAAATCGATTCCACTAACATCGATTATTTCTTGAGTCTTGGTGATATTTGTCTACAGTCCCAAGATTACGAACTTGCCTCAAAAGGTTATGACATAGCCAAAAGGCACTTCCCTGACAATTCTGACATATTCTATTACTCTGGGGATATTTTCCAGAAGATGGGACAATACGAAAAAGCCATTTCTGACTACACCAATGCCATCCGAATTTGCGAACAAACAGAAAGCTCATTCCTCCTTTACTTATACTATTTCAATCGTGGCAATACTTTCCTAAGAATGAAACAGTACCAACTTGCAATTGAAGACTACAACTCAACGCTAAAAATATTCCCTCACCATTATGGAGCACTTTCAAATAGAGGGATGGCAAAGTTCAGTATAAGAAACCGGGAAGGCGCCTGCCGTGACTGGGAAAAAGCATATGAGTTTGGTTATGAAGAAGTCAAAAAATACATGATCAAATATTGTGAAGGGAAATAG
- a CDS encoding histidine phosphatase family protein, whose protein sequence is MIKQFYIVRHGQTEYNLKRLVQGKGIDADLNGLGQEQASRLYEAYKHISFDKCYTSSLKRTTQTVKHFLEAGLVSEPLSGLDEMGYGFFEGKEIDLHKIDGKTVLDISNEWEAGNFEVKPSGGESLYDVQQREREAFDYILSNEDESVVLVCMHSRAIRILLCTLLDLSFDRMKTFVPKNTGVSILNYDTDTKKFELESFNMADHLNGIKV, encoded by the coding sequence ATGATCAAACAGTTTTATATCGTAAGACACGGGCAAACGGAATATAACCTTAAGCGCTTGGTGCAAGGGAAAGGAATTGATGCTGACCTAAATGGTTTGGGGCAGGAGCAGGCTTCCAGACTTTATGAAGCGTATAAACATATTTCTTTTGACAAGTGCTATACTTCCTCATTGAAACGGACAACACAGACGGTTAAACACTTTCTGGAGGCAGGGTTAGTATCGGAACCTTTGTCAGGTTTAGACGAGATGGGGTATGGGTTTTTTGAAGGAAAGGAGATTGACCTTCATAAAATCGATGGAAAAACAGTGTTGGACATTTCTAACGAATGGGAAGCTGGGAACTTTGAAGTCAAACCTTCAGGTGGAGAAAGTCTTTATGATGTTCAGCAGCGTGAACGTGAGGCATTTGATTATATCCTTTCAAATGAAGATGAATCCGTGGTGTTAGTTTGTATGCATAGCCGAGCTATCAGGATTTTGCTTTGTACGTTACTGGATTTGTCTTTTGACAGAATGAAGACTTTTGTACCAAAAAATACAGGAGTTTCTATTTTGAACTATGACACTGATACAAAGAAATTTGAATTGGAGTCCTTCAATATGGCTGACCACCTTAACGGAATCAAGGTGTAA
- a CDS encoding DUF2339 domain-containing protein, whose amino-acid sequence MDFELNELKREIANLQLFSNRQYEQIQNEITLLSDRLMTLELKKASQEQVEETPLPTQEETQPETIFSSDAQSLTQEEPAQVETIVTPHIPKTPKKKAVPLSTLLFNALLSFGPLESFKDWFMDVYLHYKEEKKLPVFFLTIFGFAAMIIGVGFLLQQVATQYFNIGTEWVVLILGGSTTSVLLLWSKKLHHKDERYQEFASAIQALMISMNYLIIAFVINNNDSSWLGSLLILLNTSLSLFIAFRFETRIVATLTLLGGALAPMMLESSSAPIGYLVYLLLLISASIYVGKRIKWESISYLGFALGVVLMELIFNDLEQTSSTFPYLIYAHVFTYFFIYIGLFDGKKLRPLEKENLGLLITNLAIFLTNIYLLSPQEHTAGWLYVANAVIPITVLLKFRKTLSKKYTPILIAMATGLTALGIQFLFTPSLKGIVWGAEALLLMYFGYAYSIKSLRNQGQLLYLVAVATILYRSVAIISMLTVDYTGALFTEAFIHWIEAGVLFAFMAGIAVYFNRKINDIDTRQIAKLQEGLLAIWSSITFAITAFYFLDRYAFCSFLIPMLTLLYWGNKRERQLINLLGWASGALILVGFFYGIGESEALVFHQQPAYGKTAAILSWLVMWSIRYYFQYILQDKKHWSKHLQTVAYLIIPIAIIGSFNRHLPNLMNTGLWVGMLGSFILYQVFQKNVYRIQTYFILITALLTILMRQELIWINVLSGFIILTALFFYLKGYKMSYNEKAAEWKGLLRVAVYYVPIVGGIVFWEYSGNLYQAILVTLVPSLMIALAHKQLTIVKGSLYKYFWIMTGLFGALVTLKAIMWVVFDSTPITFTSVFITALLNIAYLGFAYGKKSWLKENGQKVALWVFNITLVATYALVLNYLGIHFSNPAFTVLLVIHGILILFHTTKPNYQFLNRLQLILLASGALKLFLFDLSGFSLVEKTIAFIIVGLLCLGAAFGWMKLRNKSN is encoded by the coding sequence ATGGATTTTGAACTGAATGAGCTAAAACGGGAAATAGCCAATTTGCAGCTATTTTCAAACCGACAATATGAGCAGATACAAAATGAAATTACACTGCTCTCTGATAGGTTAATGACACTTGAACTTAAAAAAGCTTCACAAGAGCAAGTTGAGGAGACTCCATTACCTACACAAGAGGAAACCCAACCGGAAACTATTTTTTCAAGTGATGCGCAGTCTTTAACTCAGGAAGAGCCTGCTCAGGTGGAGACCATAGTAACTCCACACATACCTAAAACTCCTAAGAAGAAGGCCGTTCCTCTTAGTACACTTTTATTTAATGCCCTACTAAGCTTTGGACCTTTAGAAAGTTTCAAGGATTGGTTTATGGACGTATACCTGCATTACAAAGAAGAAAAGAAACTACCTGTATTCTTCCTGACTATCTTCGGCTTTGCAGCCATGATTATTGGCGTAGGTTTCCTTTTGCAACAGGTGGCTACTCAGTATTTCAATATAGGTACTGAATGGGTTGTACTGATATTAGGAGGAAGCACTACATCAGTGTTACTTCTATGGAGTAAGAAACTACACCATAAAGATGAAAGGTATCAGGAGTTTGCCTCTGCCATACAGGCTTTGATGATATCCATGAACTATCTCATCATTGCCTTTGTCATCAACAACAATGACAGTTCATGGCTCGGAAGTTTACTTATTCTATTAAACACCTCCTTATCTCTGTTTATCGCTTTCCGATTTGAGACTCGCATTGTGGCTACCTTGACATTACTTGGTGGTGCACTAGCTCCGATGATGTTGGAATCATCATCAGCTCCAATCGGCTACTTGGTATATTTACTTTTACTTATATCTGCCTCTATCTATGTTGGCAAGCGAATAAAATGGGAAAGTATATCTTATTTGGGCTTTGCCCTAGGCGTTGTCTTAATGGAACTTATCTTCAATGATTTGGAGCAAACATCTTCCACATTCCCATACTTGATCTATGCACATGTATTTACCTATTTCTTTATCTACATTGGCTTGTTTGACGGTAAAAAGCTACGTCCTCTTGAAAAAGAGAACTTGGGCTTACTCATAACCAACCTCGCAATTTTCCTAACCAATATCTACTTGCTTAGCCCTCAAGAGCATACAGCTGGCTGGCTTTATGTCGCTAACGCTGTAATACCAATTACTGTACTGCTCAAATTCAGGAAAACACTTTCAAAAAAGTATACTCCTATTCTGATAGCCATGGCTACAGGGCTAACGGCACTTGGTATCCAATTCCTGTTCACTCCATCTCTGAAAGGCATTGTATGGGGAGCTGAAGCATTATTGCTTATGTATTTTGGCTATGCATATAGCATCAAGAGTCTCCGAAATCAAGGGCAGCTATTGTACTTAGTGGCAGTAGCTACTATTCTGTACCGCAGTGTAGCTATTATCTCGATGCTAACTGTTGATTATACAGGAGCATTATTTACTGAAGCTTTTATACATTGGATAGAAGCTGGGGTACTCTTTGCATTTATGGCAGGCATAGCGGTCTATTTCAATAGAAAAATCAATGATATTGACACCAGACAAATAGCAAAGTTACAGGAAGGGTTACTCGCTATCTGGTCAAGTATCACCTTTGCCATTACTGCTTTTTACTTTTTGGACAGGTATGCATTCTGTTCATTCCTAATTCCTATGCTGACACTTCTATACTGGGGTAATAAGCGGGAAAGACAGCTAATCAACTTACTAGGTTGGGCTTCAGGTGCTCTGATACTTGTTGGCTTCTTCTATGGGATTGGGGAGTCTGAGGCATTAGTATTCCACCAGCAACCAGCTTACGGTAAAACAGCAGCTATCTTGAGCTGGTTAGTGATGTGGTCTATCCGTTATTACTTCCAATACATACTCCAGGATAAAAAACACTGGAGCAAACACCTCCAAACTGTAGCGTACCTGATCATCCCAATAGCTATCATCGGGTCCTTCAACAGGCATCTCCCTAACTTGATGAACACTGGCCTATGGGTTGGTATGCTTGGTAGCTTTATACTGTATCAGGTATTCCAAAAGAATGTCTACCGTATCCAAACTTACTTTATCTTAATCACTGCGCTTTTGACTATACTTATGAGACAGGAGCTGATATGGATTAATGTACTCAGTGGGTTTATTATTTTGACTGCACTTTTCTTCTACCTGAAAGGGTATAAAATGAGTTACAACGAGAAAGCAGCAGAATGGAAAGGGTTACTGAGAGTAGCTGTATATTACGTTCCTATCGTGGGAGGTATTGTCTTCTGGGAATATTCAGGAAATCTATACCAAGCTATTCTGGTAACACTCGTACCTTCTCTAATGATTGCATTAGCACATAAACAGCTAACCATTGTCAAAGGTAGCCTGTATAAGTACTTCTGGATCATGACAGGACTGTTTGGGGCTTTGGTAACGCTCAAGGCTATCATGTGGGTTGTATTTGATAGTACACCAATTACATTTACCTCAGTCTTTATCACTGCACTTCTGAATATCGCTTATTTAGGATTTGCATATGGTAAAAAGTCTTGGCTAAAGGAAAATGGGCAAAAAGTCGCTTTGTGGGTTTTCAACATCACCTTAGTTGCCACTTACGCACTTGTACTTAACTACTTAGGTATACATTTTTCAAACCCTGCATTTACTGTATTACTGGTTATACATGGAATTCTGATACTTTTCCATACTACTAAACCTAATTACCAATTCCTTAACAGGCTACAGCTAATACTTTTAGCGAGTGGTGCTCTGAAGCTATTCCTTTTCGACCTGTCTGGATTCAGTCTTGTTGAAAAAACCATCGCCTTTATCATTGTAGGACTTCTATGTTTGGGAGCTGCATTTGGATGGATGAAACTTCGAAACAAGAGCAATTAA
- a CDS encoding tetratricopeptide repeat protein, with amino-acid sequence MIDSALQHFKAKRYNQSIALLRQSIKDDNAEVETYQLLAKCHFAKGNLNAAVKTVRKGLQKLGETPALWESLLSYNRRVKQLEDAFREISKGLHTSANINFLRNNIRQLIEHQCFEESIVQLRRATEVRKHKTTTILWIGQYLKEVYFSPYAEDYREHFDELLLDEILFYYLKSCKMFEKGFGEVQKARQKLDMMI; translated from the coding sequence GTGATTGATTCTGCTCTACAACATTTCAAAGCGAAACGCTACAATCAATCGATAGCCCTTTTGCGGCAATCGATTAAAGATGATAATGCTGAGGTCGAAACCTACCAGCTGTTGGCGAAGTGCCACTTTGCCAAGGGTAACCTCAATGCTGCTGTAAAGACAGTCCGTAAAGGGCTTCAGAAGTTGGGTGAAACACCGGCTCTTTGGGAAAGTCTTTTGTCATACAACCGTCGTGTGAAGCAGTTGGAGGATGCCTTTCGTGAAATCAGTAAAGGACTTCATACCTCTGCCAATATTAATTTCCTTCGGAATAATATCCGTCAACTTATCGAACACCAATGTTTTGAGGAATCTATTGTACAGTTGAGAAGGGCTACTGAGGTTCGAAAACACAAGACAACGACAATCTTATGGATTGGACAGTACTTGAAAGAAGTTTACTTTTCTCCGTATGCAGAAGATTACAGAGAACATTTTGATGAACTGTTGCTTGATGAGATACTTTTCTATTACCTGAAAAGCTGCAAGATGTTTGAGAAAGGTTTTGGAGAGGTGCAAAAAGCCAGACAAAAGTTGGATATGATGATATAA
- the trxA gene encoding thioredoxin translates to MAKAIEITDANFEEVVLNSDKPVLVDFWATWCGPCIMMAPIVDELAGDFDGKAVIGKLDVDANPETAGRFGIRSIPTMLVFKGGEAVDKVIGAVAKNELENKINAQLV, encoded by the coding sequence ATGGCAAAAGCAATCGAGATCACCGATGCAAACTTCGAAGAAGTAGTATTGAATTCAGACAAGCCAGTTTTGGTAGATTTTTGGGCAACATGGTGTGGACCTTGTATCATGATGGCTCCAATCGTAGACGAACTTGCAGGTGACTTTGACGGAAAAGCTGTTATTGGTAAATTGGATGTAGATGCAAATCCTGAAACTGCAGGTAGATTCGGTATCAGATCTATCCCTACAATGCTTGTATTCAAAGGCGGTGAAGCGGTAGATAAAGTGATTGGTGCAGTAGCCAAGAATGAGCTTGAAAACAAAATCAACGCTCAGTTGGTATAA
- a CDS encoding nitroreductase family protein, with protein sequence MATKVVKSEYNLVQLNELIKKRRSYFPAEYTGEEVPKAVIEQMLENANWAPTHGKTEPWRFFVFEGEAKKTFADFQADLYKELTPEADFDEKKFTKLSTMPLKASHVIAICMKRQQSEKIPEIEEVEAVACAVQNMYLTVSAYGYGGYWASGGVTYKEEAKEFFGLGDKDKLLGFFYVGVPAIDEKEGFRNPYQEKVTWISE encoded by the coding sequence ATGGCGACAAAAGTAGTAAAATCCGAATATAATTTAGTACAGTTAAACGAACTTATTAAGAAAAGAAGATCATATTTCCCTGCTGAATATACAGGAGAGGAGGTTCCAAAGGCTGTCATTGAGCAAATGTTGGAAAATGCCAACTGGGCACCGACGCACGGGAAAACCGAACCTTGGAGGTTTTTCGTGTTTGAAGGTGAGGCAAAAAAGACATTTGCAGACTTTCAAGCAGACTTGTATAAGGAACTGACACCCGAAGCTGACTTTGATGAGAAAAAGTTTACCAAGCTGTCAACAATGCCCCTAAAAGCCTCTCATGTTATTGCAATTTGCATGAAGAGACAGCAGAGTGAGAAAATTCCAGAGATCGAAGAAGTAGAGGCGGTAGCTTGTGCTGTTCAGAATATGTATCTCACAGTATCAGCGTATGGCTATGGTGGTTACTGGGCAAGTGGAGGAGTAACCTACAAGGAAGAAGCGAAGGAGTTTTTCGGACTTGGAGACAAGGATAAACTGTTAGGTTTCTTTTACGTTGGAGTGCCTGCCATTGATGAAAAAGAAGGTTTCAGGAATCCATATCAGGAAAAAGTGACTTGGATTTCGGAATAA
- a CDS encoding proline dehydrogenase family protein yields the protein MVKNAQLSFTDTQIAFSSKSDSELMKTYALFASMDYPSLVKVGTFLISGAFKINLPIKPLVKHTLFTQFCGGESIKDCQNTIEKLGEYKIGTILDYSVEGAHNDKSFNETEKEIILTIQKAATSKHVPFSVFKVTGIAPVPLLEKVQAGEALSEKEQETWDKAQERVDHLCRSAYEHGVRIFIDAEETWIQKVIDDLAMDMMRKYNKEEAIVYNTYQMYLHAKLEQLKGDLEVAKTEGFKLGVKLVRGAYMEKEAKRAAEMGYQNPIQPSKEACDNDYNAALKLIVENHNHFALCAGTHNEKSSMYLAELMSKMGISESNKDFYFAQLYGMSDHISYNLSNSGYNVAKYVPYGPVKEVMPYLFRRAEENTSIAGQSSREFMLVKQEMKRRKESK from the coding sequence ATGGTGAAAAACGCTCAACTCAGCTTCACTGACACTCAGATTGCATTTTCTTCTAAAAGCGATTCAGAGTTAATGAAAACTTACGCACTCTTTGCAAGCATGGACTACCCATCACTTGTAAAGGTCGGCACCTTCCTTATATCAGGAGCATTCAAGATTAATTTACCAATCAAGCCATTGGTAAAACACACACTGTTTACTCAGTTTTGTGGTGGTGAGTCAATCAAGGATTGTCAAAACACAATTGAGAAACTGGGTGAGTACAAGATTGGTACTATCCTCGATTACTCAGTAGAAGGCGCTCACAATGACAAAAGCTTTAATGAGACGGAAAAGGAAATTATCCTTACCATTCAAAAAGCTGCCACGTCTAAACACGTTCCTTTCTCTGTATTCAAAGTAACAGGTATTGCCCCTGTACCACTGCTGGAAAAAGTTCAGGCAGGTGAAGCACTTTCTGAGAAAGAGCAGGAAACTTGGGACAAAGCTCAGGAAAGAGTCGATCACCTTTGTCGTTCAGCATACGAACATGGTGTAAGAATTTTCATAGACGCTGAAGAGACTTGGATCCAGAAAGTCATTGATGACCTAGCAATGGACATGATGCGCAAGTACAACAAGGAAGAAGCCATTGTTTACAATACTTACCAAATGTACTTGCACGCAAAGCTAGAACAGCTGAAAGGTGACCTGGAAGTTGCCAAAACAGAAGGCTTTAAGTTAGGTGTAAAACTGGTAAGAGGTGCTTACATGGAGAAAGAGGCTAAAAGAGCTGCTGAAATGGGCTACCAAAACCCAATTCAACCAAGCAAGGAAGCCTGTGACAACGACTACAATGCAGCACTTAAGCTGATCGTAGAAAATCACAACCACTTTGCCTTGTGTGCTGGTACACATAATGAGAAAAGTAGCATGTACCTCGCTGAGCTAATGAGCAAAATGGGAATCAGTGAGTCTAACAAGGACTTCTACTTTGCCCAGCTATACGGTATGAGTGACCATATTTCTTACAACCTATCCAACAGCGGATACAATGTAGCCAAGTATGTTCCTTACGGCCCTGTAAAAGAAGTAATGCCTTACCTGTTCCGTAGAGCAGAGGAAAACACTTCCATTGCAGGACAAAGCAGTAGAGAATTCATGCTTGTCAAACAAGAAATGAAAAGAAGAAAAGAATCTAAATAA
- a CDS encoding zinc ribbon domain-containing protein, giving the protein MENTVAQKLDALIKLQNLDSQLDEIKKIRGDLPEEVQDLEDEIAGYQTRIEKFDNELTAYKDSIKENKDNIKDYEKRIQHLEEQQMNVRNNREFDAINKELETLGLDIQVAEKRIRESKIAIEAKDDQIQQTQSVLDERQKDLDVKKAELDSILSETEVEEEKLLKQKEKAEKSIEDRLLRAYVKIRDNSSNGLAVVPIKRGACGGCFNAVPPQKRADIKEQRKLIICEHCGRIFSNVEVEEVVEEEKPKRRTSRRKSTKDAK; this is encoded by the coding sequence ATGGAAAATACTGTCGCTCAAAAGCTCGACGCACTGATAAAACTTCAGAATCTGGATTCGCAATTAGACGAAATCAAAAAAATCAGGGGTGACTTACCTGAAGAAGTTCAAGACCTTGAAGATGAGATCGCTGGTTATCAAACCAGAATTGAGAAGTTTGACAACGAGCTGACAGCTTACAAAGATAGTATCAAGGAAAACAAAGATAACATCAAGGACTACGAGAAGCGTATCCAACACCTTGAGGAGCAGCAAATGAACGTGCGTAACAACCGTGAGTTTGATGCCATCAACAAGGAACTGGAAACTTTGGGTCTGGATATTCAGGTAGCTGAAAAAAGAATCCGTGAGTCAAAGATCGCAATCGAAGCTAAGGATGACCAAATCCAGCAGACACAGTCTGTTCTTGATGAAAGACAAAAAGACCTTGATGTCAAGAAAGCTGAGTTGGACAGCATTCTTTCAGAAACTGAGGTAGAGGAAGAAAAGCTGCTCAAGCAAAAAGAAAAAGCTGAGAAATCAATCGAAGACCGTCTGCTGAGAGCATACGTGAAAATTCGTGATAACTCATCAAACGGTTTGGCTGTAGTACCTATTAAAAGAGGTGCTTGTGGTGGTTGTTTCAACGCTGTACCTCCACAGAAAAGAGCTGATATCAAAGAACAGAGAAAGCTTATCATCTGTGAACACTGCGGTAGAATCTTCTCAAATGTTGAGGTAGAGGAAGTAGTGGAAGAGGAAAAACCAAAAAGAAGAACTTCAAGAAGAAAGTCTACTAAAGACGCTAAATAA
- a CDS encoding M15 family metallopeptidase has protein sequence MKKSLLWLLLQGWVISEASGQCSIRFLAERASVQEFVEKQEGVYVPVSRITIDYLGMPVGLPFKYASVAPAWSVENSPSFAGRNTSLKKIDGLKLRNEAYLGLKRLKNSAALSGIKLEVSSAFRNGAFQASLYRKLGSNIAERTGYSEHQLGTTVDFTAVHAGSKTFLWLLENAFRQGWIPSYYFRENTAIKKEPWHWRFVGPEAAEEFYCIWQNEISQEVLQIKERFAQ, from the coding sequence ATGAAAAAGTCATTGTTATGGCTATTGTTACAAGGTTGGGTGATATCTGAAGCTTCAGGGCAGTGCAGTATTCGCTTTTTAGCGGAAAGAGCTTCTGTACAGGAGTTTGTGGAAAAACAAGAGGGAGTATATGTACCTGTCTCTAGAATTACGATCGATTATTTGGGAATGCCTGTTGGGTTGCCTTTTAAGTATGCCAGTGTTGCACCTGCATGGAGTGTGGAAAACAGTCCGTCTTTCGCAGGGAGAAATACAAGTTTGAAAAAGATCGATGGGCTGAAGTTACGGAATGAAGCCTATCTGGGGCTGAAAAGGCTGAAAAACAGTGCAGCTTTGTCAGGGATAAAGCTAGAAGTTTCAAGTGCATTCAGGAATGGAGCGTTTCAAGCGTCATTGTATAGGAAGTTGGGTAGTAACATAGCTGAAAGGACAGGCTATTCGGAACACCAGTTAGGTACGACGGTTGATTTTACGGCTGTCCATGCTGGGAGTAAGACTTTTTTATGGTTGTTGGAAAATGCTTTTAGGCAGGGATGGATTCCTTCTTATTATTTCAGGGAAAATACAGCCATCAAGAAAGAGCCTTGGCATTGGCGATTTGTAGGACCCGAAGCTGCTGAGGAGTTTTACTGTATATGGCAAAATGAAATTTCGCAGGAAGTGCTCCAAATAAAGGAACGGTTTGCGCAATAG
- a CDS encoding PIN domain-containing protein translates to MKKYIFIDFENVQSLPTKLINTELEEVVLLLGGHQNKIPLELVQKLQPLGDKVKWIQINTAGRNNLDFHLSFLLGQYHHRADKTAAFIIISKDKGFDGLITYIQQMGRTCYRQTHTLEFTEFHNGGTLIRTGEPIYIDAEKFQRITTFQRVMDTLKNLHGKNRPRKEKTLLNYISSLIRHDNTDCEPTDILQLLAENKKISIESGKVTYFF, encoded by the coding sequence ATGAAAAAATATATCTTCATTGATTTTGAGAATGTACAGTCACTTCCCACCAAACTAATCAATACAGAACTGGAAGAAGTTGTTTTATTACTTGGTGGGCACCAAAACAAGATTCCCCTTGAGCTTGTCCAAAAACTCCAGCCATTGGGAGATAAGGTAAAATGGATACAGATCAACACTGCGGGCAGGAACAACCTCGACTTCCATCTCTCCTTTCTTCTCGGGCAATACCATCACCGTGCTGATAAAACGGCAGCCTTTATAATTATCTCTAAGGATAAAGGTTTTGACGGACTGATCACCTACATACAACAGATGGGAAGAACCTGCTACAGGCAGACACATACCCTTGAATTTACCGAGTTCCACAATGGAGGAACCCTAATCCGAACGGGAGAACCAATCTATATCGACGCTGAAAAATTCCAACGCATCACTACCTTTCAAAGAGTAATGGACACACTCAAAAACCTTCATGGCAAAAACCGTCCACGAAAAGAAAAAACACTCCTCAATTATATCAGTTCACTGATCAGACACGATAATACAGACTGTGAACCTACTGATATTCTCCAACTGCTCGCCGAAAATAAAAAGATTAGTATTGAAAGCGGCAAAGTGACTTACTTTTTCTGA